A stretch of the Elephas maximus indicus isolate mEleMax1 chromosome 3, mEleMax1 primary haplotype, whole genome shotgun sequence genome encodes the following:
- the CLCC1 gene encoding chloride channel CLIC-like protein 1 isoform X3: MLCSLLLCECLLLIAGYAHDDDWIDPTDMLNYDAASGTMRKSPQVNYDIAEKKDVSPDLSHADETSECYRKLESLTYKIDECEKKKREEYESQSNPVFRRYLNKILIEVSKLGLPDENKGDMHYDAEIILKRQTLLEIQKFLNGEDWKSGALDDALSNILINFKFHDFETWKWRFEDSFGVDPYNAFMVLLCLLCIVVLVATELWTYVRWYTQLRRVLIISFLISLGWNWIYLYKLAFAQHQAEVAKMEPFNHVCAEKMDWTESFFEWFRSKWTFQDDPCQKYYELLVVNPIWLVPPTKALAVTFTNFVTEPLKHIGKGTGEFIRALMKEIPVLLHVPLLIIMALAVLSFCYGAGKSVSVLRHIGGPETDPPRALHPGDRRRREEIDYRPRGGAGDADFYYRDQIGPSEQGPYDKADEGRRSALRERHVHLRFQTGNESPEALRAFDIPDAEARERPKVVPSLKSPVLDTKPETGEIPEESTLTEGSTLSSQSPKPDSGQETSGSVAGLPAVEKAQHRTDAQGSPPEGGTNSQACGMEADGGPRC; the protein is encoded by the exons ATGCTGTGTTCTTTGCTCCTTTGTGAATGTCTGTTGCTGATAGCTGGCTATGCTCATGATGATGACTGGATTGACCCTACAGACATGCTTAACTATGATGCTGCTTCAGGAACGATGAGGAAATCTCCTCAG GTGAACTATGATATAGCAGAGAAAAAGGATGTCAGTCCTGACTTGTCACATGCTGATGAAACGTCTGAATGTTACCGCAAGCTTGAATCTTTAACTTATAAG ATTGATgagtgtgaaaagaaaaagagggaagagTATGAAAGTCAGAGCAATCCTGTTTTTAGGAGATACTTAAATAAGATTTTAATTGAAGTCTCGAAGCTTGGACTT CCTGACGAGAACAAAGGCGATATGCACTACGATGCCGAGATTATCCTGAAAAGGCAGACCCTGTTAGAAATACAGAAGTTTCTCAATGGAGAGGACTGGAAGTCTGGAGCCTTGGATGATGCACTGAgtaacattttaattaattttaagttCCATGATTTTGAAACATGGAAGTGGCGGTTTGAAGATTCCTTTGGAGTGGATCCATATAATGCGTTCATG GTGCTTCTGTGTCTGCTCTGCATCGTGGTGTTAGTGGCTACCGAGCTGTGGACATATGTTCGTTGGTACACCCAGTTGAGACGTGTTTTAatcatcagtttcctcatcagtttgGGATGGAATTGGATATATTTATACAAG CTAGCATTTGCGCAGCATCAGGCTGAAGTTGCCAAGATGGAACCATTCAACCATGTGTGTGCTGAGAAGATGGACTGGACTGAAAGTTTTTTCG AATGGTTTAGAAGTAAATGGACCTTTCAAGATGACCCATGCCAGAAATACTATGAGCTCCTAGTAGTCAACCCTATTTGGTTGGTTCCGCCAACAAAG GCCCTGGCAGTTACATTCACCAACTTTGTAACAGAGCCACTGAAGCACATTGGAAAAGGGACTGGTGAATTTATCAGAGCACTCATGAAGGAGATTCCCGTGTTACTGCACGTTCCACTGCTGATAATTATGGCACTAGCTGTCCTG AGTTTCTGTTATGGTGCTGGAAAATCGGTCAGTGTGCTGAGACATATAGGGGGTCCTGAGACAGACCCTCCCCGGGCGCTTCACCCAGGTGATAGAAGACGTCGGGAGGAAATTGATTATAGACCCCGTGGTGGAGCAGGTGATGCAGATTTCTATTATAGGGACCAGATTGGTCCCAGTGAGCAAGGCCCTTATGACAAAGCAGATGAGGGTAGAAGAAGTGCTTTGAGAGAAAGACATGTTCACTTGAGATTTCAGACTGGCAACGAGAGCCCTGAAGCGCTCCGGGCATTTGATATCCCAGACGCAGAGGCACGAGAGCGTCCCAAGGTGGTACCCAGC CTTAAATCACCTGTTTTGGATACAAAGCCAGAGACTGGCGAGATCCCAGAAGAAAGCACTCTGACAGAAGGCAGTACTCTAAGCAGCCAATCTCCTAAGCCTGATTCTGGTCAAGAGACGTCAGGGAGTGTGGCAGGTTTACCTGCAGTGGAGAAGGCCCAGCATAGGACTGATGCCCAAGGCAGTCCCCCGGAAGGCGGCACAAACAGCCAGGCGTGTGGAATGGAGGCTGATGGCGGCCCGCGCTGCTAG
- the CLCC1 gene encoding chloride channel CLIC-like protein 1 isoform X2 gives MYVVGLYRMLCSLLLCECLLLIAGYAHDDDWIDPTDMLNYDAASGTMRKSPQVNYDIAEKKDVSPDLSHADETSECYRKLESLTYKIDECEKKKREEYESQSNPVFRRYLNKILIEVSKLGLPDENKGDMHYDAEIILKRQTLLEIQKFLNGEDWKSGALDDALSNILINFKFHDFETWKWRFEDSFGVDPYNAFMVLLCLLCIVVLVATELWTYVRWYTQLRRVLIISFLISLGWNWIYLYKLAFAQHQAEVAKMEPFNHVCAEKMDWTESFFEWFRSKWTFQDDPCQKYYELLVVNPIWLVPPTKALAVTFTNFVTEPLKHIGKGTGEFIRALMKEIPVLLHVPLLIIMALAVLSFCYGAGKSVSVLRHIGGPETDPPRALHPGDRRRREEIDYRPRGGAGDADFYYRDQIGPSEQGPYDKADEGRRSALRERHVHLRFQTGNESPEALRAFDIPDAEARERPKVVPSLKSPVLDTKPETGEIPEESTLTEGSTLSSQSPKPDSGQETSGSVAGLPAVEKAQHRTDAQGSPPEGGTNSQACGMEADGGPRC, from the exons gctTGTACAGGATGCTGTGTTCTTTGCTCCTTTGTGAATGTCTGTTGCTGATAGCTGGCTATGCTCATGATGATGACTGGATTGACCCTACAGACATGCTTAACTATGATGCTGCTTCAGGAACGATGAGGAAATCTCCTCAG GTGAACTATGATATAGCAGAGAAAAAGGATGTCAGTCCTGACTTGTCACATGCTGATGAAACGTCTGAATGTTACCGCAAGCTTGAATCTTTAACTTATAAG ATTGATgagtgtgaaaagaaaaagagggaagagTATGAAAGTCAGAGCAATCCTGTTTTTAGGAGATACTTAAATAAGATTTTAATTGAAGTCTCGAAGCTTGGACTT CCTGACGAGAACAAAGGCGATATGCACTACGATGCCGAGATTATCCTGAAAAGGCAGACCCTGTTAGAAATACAGAAGTTTCTCAATGGAGAGGACTGGAAGTCTGGAGCCTTGGATGATGCACTGAgtaacattttaattaattttaagttCCATGATTTTGAAACATGGAAGTGGCGGTTTGAAGATTCCTTTGGAGTGGATCCATATAATGCGTTCATG GTGCTTCTGTGTCTGCTCTGCATCGTGGTGTTAGTGGCTACCGAGCTGTGGACATATGTTCGTTGGTACACCCAGTTGAGACGTGTTTTAatcatcagtttcctcatcagtttgGGATGGAATTGGATATATTTATACAAG CTAGCATTTGCGCAGCATCAGGCTGAAGTTGCCAAGATGGAACCATTCAACCATGTGTGTGCTGAGAAGATGGACTGGACTGAAAGTTTTTTCG AATGGTTTAGAAGTAAATGGACCTTTCAAGATGACCCATGCCAGAAATACTATGAGCTCCTAGTAGTCAACCCTATTTGGTTGGTTCCGCCAACAAAG GCCCTGGCAGTTACATTCACCAACTTTGTAACAGAGCCACTGAAGCACATTGGAAAAGGGACTGGTGAATTTATCAGAGCACTCATGAAGGAGATTCCCGTGTTACTGCACGTTCCACTGCTGATAATTATGGCACTAGCTGTCCTG AGTTTCTGTTATGGTGCTGGAAAATCGGTCAGTGTGCTGAGACATATAGGGGGTCCTGAGACAGACCCTCCCCGGGCGCTTCACCCAGGTGATAGAAGACGTCGGGAGGAAATTGATTATAGACCCCGTGGTGGAGCAGGTGATGCAGATTTCTATTATAGGGACCAGATTGGTCCCAGTGAGCAAGGCCCTTATGACAAAGCAGATGAGGGTAGAAGAAGTGCTTTGAGAGAAAGACATGTTCACTTGAGATTTCAGACTGGCAACGAGAGCCCTGAAGCGCTCCGGGCATTTGATATCCCAGACGCAGAGGCACGAGAGCGTCCCAAGGTGGTACCCAGC CTTAAATCACCTGTTTTGGATACAAAGCCAGAGACTGGCGAGATCCCAGAAGAAAGCACTCTGACAGAAGGCAGTACTCTAAGCAGCCAATCTCCTAAGCCTGATTCTGGTCAAGAGACGTCAGGGAGTGTGGCAGGTTTACCTGCAGTGGAGAAGGCCCAGCATAGGACTGATGCCCAAGGCAGTCCCCCGGAAGGCGGCACAAACAGCCAGGCGTGTGGAATGGAGGCTGATGGCGGCCCGCGCTGCTAG
- the CLCC1 gene encoding chloride channel CLIC-like protein 1 isoform X1, whose product MRRRQRPARSEPLGGFRGRLAIFCGLPGQVSSGRGRRATRGVHVRGLYRMLCSLLLCECLLLIAGYAHDDDWIDPTDMLNYDAASGTMRKSPQVNYDIAEKKDVSPDLSHADETSECYRKLESLTYKIDECEKKKREEYESQSNPVFRRYLNKILIEVSKLGLPDENKGDMHYDAEIILKRQTLLEIQKFLNGEDWKSGALDDALSNILINFKFHDFETWKWRFEDSFGVDPYNAFMVLLCLLCIVVLVATELWTYVRWYTQLRRVLIISFLISLGWNWIYLYKLAFAQHQAEVAKMEPFNHVCAEKMDWTESFFEWFRSKWTFQDDPCQKYYELLVVNPIWLVPPTKALAVTFTNFVTEPLKHIGKGTGEFIRALMKEIPVLLHVPLLIIMALAVLSFCYGAGKSVSVLRHIGGPETDPPRALHPGDRRRREEIDYRPRGGAGDADFYYRDQIGPSEQGPYDKADEGRRSALRERHVHLRFQTGNESPEALRAFDIPDAEARERPKVVPSLKSPVLDTKPETGEIPEESTLTEGSTLSSQSPKPDSGQETSGSVAGLPAVEKAQHRTDAQGSPPEGGTNSQACGMEADGGPRC is encoded by the exons gctTGTACAGGATGCTGTGTTCTTTGCTCCTTTGTGAATGTCTGTTGCTGATAGCTGGCTATGCTCATGATGATGACTGGATTGACCCTACAGACATGCTTAACTATGATGCTGCTTCAGGAACGATGAGGAAATCTCCTCAG GTGAACTATGATATAGCAGAGAAAAAGGATGTCAGTCCTGACTTGTCACATGCTGATGAAACGTCTGAATGTTACCGCAAGCTTGAATCTTTAACTTATAAG ATTGATgagtgtgaaaagaaaaagagggaagagTATGAAAGTCAGAGCAATCCTGTTTTTAGGAGATACTTAAATAAGATTTTAATTGAAGTCTCGAAGCTTGGACTT CCTGACGAGAACAAAGGCGATATGCACTACGATGCCGAGATTATCCTGAAAAGGCAGACCCTGTTAGAAATACAGAAGTTTCTCAATGGAGAGGACTGGAAGTCTGGAGCCTTGGATGATGCACTGAgtaacattttaattaattttaagttCCATGATTTTGAAACATGGAAGTGGCGGTTTGAAGATTCCTTTGGAGTGGATCCATATAATGCGTTCATG GTGCTTCTGTGTCTGCTCTGCATCGTGGTGTTAGTGGCTACCGAGCTGTGGACATATGTTCGTTGGTACACCCAGTTGAGACGTGTTTTAatcatcagtttcctcatcagtttgGGATGGAATTGGATATATTTATACAAG CTAGCATTTGCGCAGCATCAGGCTGAAGTTGCCAAGATGGAACCATTCAACCATGTGTGTGCTGAGAAGATGGACTGGACTGAAAGTTTTTTCG AATGGTTTAGAAGTAAATGGACCTTTCAAGATGACCCATGCCAGAAATACTATGAGCTCCTAGTAGTCAACCCTATTTGGTTGGTTCCGCCAACAAAG GCCCTGGCAGTTACATTCACCAACTTTGTAACAGAGCCACTGAAGCACATTGGAAAAGGGACTGGTGAATTTATCAGAGCACTCATGAAGGAGATTCCCGTGTTACTGCACGTTCCACTGCTGATAATTATGGCACTAGCTGTCCTG AGTTTCTGTTATGGTGCTGGAAAATCGGTCAGTGTGCTGAGACATATAGGGGGTCCTGAGACAGACCCTCCCCGGGCGCTTCACCCAGGTGATAGAAGACGTCGGGAGGAAATTGATTATAGACCCCGTGGTGGAGCAGGTGATGCAGATTTCTATTATAGGGACCAGATTGGTCCCAGTGAGCAAGGCCCTTATGACAAAGCAGATGAGGGTAGAAGAAGTGCTTTGAGAGAAAGACATGTTCACTTGAGATTTCAGACTGGCAACGAGAGCCCTGAAGCGCTCCGGGCATTTGATATCCCAGACGCAGAGGCACGAGAGCGTCCCAAGGTGGTACCCAGC CTTAAATCACCTGTTTTGGATACAAAGCCAGAGACTGGCGAGATCCCAGAAGAAAGCACTCTGACAGAAGGCAGTACTCTAAGCAGCCAATCTCCTAAGCCTGATTCTGGTCAAGAGACGTCAGGGAGTGTGGCAGGTTTACCTGCAGTGGAGAAGGCCCAGCATAGGACTGATGCCCAAGGCAGTCCCCCGGAAGGCGGCACAAACAGCCAGGCGTGTGGAATGGAGGCTGATGGCGGCCCGCGCTGCTAG